The proteins below come from a single Pleuronectes platessa chromosome 1, fPlePla1.1, whole genome shotgun sequence genomic window:
- the LOC128438181 gene encoding high choriolytic enzyme 1-like isoform X2 gives MTPSVSLLLLLLLGLSQAHPVQEEGIEEDGTMDITTSILTSNNATDEILLEGDLVAPRTRNAMKCWSQSCLWKKASNGQVVVPFTLSREFSSMERQKIDRAMKAFARKTCIRFVPRQNQYDYISIENRGGCFSSLGRVGGRQVLSLNRGGCIQNGIIQHEINHALGFNHEQTRSDRDGYVRINWENINQGMAYNFYKKETNNLNTPYDYSSIMHYGRTAFSIQRGKDSITPIPNSNVRIGQRQGMSYWDIMRINRLYRC, from the exons ATGACTCCCAGTgtcagcctgctgctgctgctcctgctcggcCTCTCTCAGGCTCATCCTGTCCAGGAGGAGGGAATTGAAGAAGAT GGCACCatggacatcaccaccagtattCTGACCTCAAACAACGCCACAGATGAGATTCTGCTCGAAGGAGACCTGGTTGCTCCAAGAACCAGGAACGCCATGAAGTGCTGGTCCCAGAGCTGCCTGTGGAAGAAAGCCTCCAACGGTCAGGTGGTGGTCCCCTTCACCCTGAGCAGAGAGTTCAGCAGCATGGAGAGGCAGAAGATCGACCGTGCCATGAAGGCCTTCGCCAGAAAGACCTGCATCCGCTTCGTCCCCCGTCAGAACCAGTACGACTACATCAGCATCGAGAACAGAGGGGGATGTTTCTCCTCTCTGGGCAGAGTGGGAGGCAGACAGGTGCTCTCTCTCAACAGGGGGGGCTGTATCCAAAACGGAATCATCCAGCACGAGATCAACCATGCTCTGGGCTTCAACCACGAGCAGACCAGGAGCGACCGCGACGGATACGTCAGGATCAACTGGGAGAACATCAACCAGGGGATGGCCTACAACTTCTACAAGAAGGAAACCAACAACCTGAACACTCCCTACGACTACTCCTCCATCATGCACTACGGAAGAACAGCCTTCTCCATCCAGCGGGGGAAGGACAGCATCACCCCCATCCCCAACTCCAACGTCCGGATCGGCCAGAGGCAGGGCATGTCCTACTGGGACATCATGAGGATCAACAGGCTCTATAGATGCTAA
- the LOC128438181 gene encoding high choriolytic enzyme 1-like isoform X1, whose translation MTPSVSLLLLLLLGLSQAHPVQEEGIEEDVPEDTMDITTEILTSNNAIDETPWEEIEEEVPEGTMDITTSILTSNNATDEILLEGDLVAPRTRNAMKCWSQSCLWKKASNGQVVVPFTLSREFSSMERQKIDRAMKAFARKTCIRFVPRQNQYDYISIENRGGCFSSLGRVGGRQVLSLNRGGCIQNGIIQHEINHALGFNHEQTRSDRDGYVRINWENINQGMAYNFYKKETNNLNTPYDYSSIMHYGRTAFSIQRGKDSITPIPNSNVRIGQRQGMSYWDIMRINRLYRC comes from the coding sequence ATGACTCCCAGTgtcagcctgctgctgctgctcctgctcggcCTCTCTCAGGCTCATCCTGTCCAGGAGGAGGGAATTGAAGAAGATGTTCCCGAGGACACTATGGACATCACCACCGAGATTCTGACCTCAAACAACGCCATAGATGAGACACCATGGGAGGAAATTGAAGAAGAAGTTCCTGAGGGCACCatggacatcaccaccagtattCTGACCTCAAACAACGCCACAGATGAGATTCTGCTCGAAGGAGACCTGGTTGCTCCAAGAACCAGGAACGCCATGAAGTGCTGGTCCCAGAGCTGCCTGTGGAAGAAAGCCTCCAACGGTCAGGTGGTGGTCCCCTTCACCCTGAGCAGAGAGTTCAGCAGCATGGAGAGGCAGAAGATCGACCGTGCCATGAAGGCCTTCGCCAGAAAGACCTGCATCCGCTTCGTCCCCCGTCAGAACCAGTACGACTACATCAGCATCGAGAACAGAGGGGGATGTTTCTCCTCTCTGGGCAGAGTGGGAGGCAGACAGGTGCTCTCTCTCAACAGGGGGGGCTGTATCCAAAACGGAATCATCCAGCACGAGATCAACCATGCTCTGGGCTTCAACCACGAGCAGACCAGGAGCGACCGCGACGGATACGTCAGGATCAACTGGGAGAACATCAACCAGGGGATGGCCTACAACTTCTACAAGAAGGAAACCAACAACCTGAACACTCCCTACGACTACTCCTCCATCATGCACTACGGAAGAACAGCCTTCTCCATCCAGCGGGGGAAGGACAGCATCACCCCCATCCCCAACTCCAACGTCCGGATCGGCCAGAGGCAGGGCATGTCCTACTGGGACATCATGAGGATCAACAGGCTCTATAGATGCTAA